In Natronomonas halophila, one DNA window encodes the following:
- a CDS encoding OB-fold nucleic acid binding domain-containing protein, with amino-acid sequence MGNCIICGTSTDGPVCDVHQEDVVFDFEGDEPSQLTADRYYRGTVDGYADFGVFVNIGNVTGLLHRSKLDRRLESLDWEPGEEVFVQVNNVRDNGDIDLGWSIRQSEREFRGVLVDAPDGDYLLDEAEEDEEGKAAEPEPTADEQTGGNVPEEAEPEDVSDEPEEAEPEEEPDAADEQSGGTPSDEELSDAVVTDEPETEEEPEAVEEAAETEAEEAEETEEFEETEADEEATEAEPDIDRVEVDSLRDHVGDVVRLEGEIVSARQTSGPTVFEVRDETGVVDCAAFEEAGVRAYPDIEADDIVRLDGEVRLRRDEIQVETESLVELTDDARDTVETRMDEALDDRASPETTELLGDDDALEALADDVSAAATAIRRAVLESRPVVIRHDATTDGYVAGAAIERAVLPLVEDQHASADAVYHYFDRRPLEDGVYDMNDATKDATRMLSDREQHDEKLPLFVFAAAGSTEASLDGLELLDIYGAPRVVLDGQPADDAVVDEIDTLVTADGRTAATVAANVAAATNDDVREDLRHLPAVSFWEDAPETYVDLAAEADVDVEDAQKLREAIALKAFYQSYEDKRELIVDLLFEKRTGLAEQVSEQFRTKLDSELDTATPNLDERDVDGVSVAVLDTEAYTHTYDFPPTRLLLDELDRRHEADVVIGAGKDELHVRTDTDLDLDAVVASLQLEAPDAGVSDPGARRPKIEFLAGERDAVLDAVVDSVAEQVVTASA; translated from the coding sequence ATGGGTAACTGTATCATCTGCGGCACCTCCACGGATGGCCCCGTCTGTGATGTCCATCAGGAGGACGTCGTTTTCGACTTCGAAGGAGACGAACCCTCACAACTGACCGCCGACCGCTACTACCGCGGGACCGTCGACGGCTACGCCGACTTCGGCGTCTTCGTCAACATCGGCAACGTCACTGGCCTGCTCCACCGGAGCAAGCTCGACCGCCGCCTGGAGAGCCTCGACTGGGAGCCGGGCGAGGAAGTCTTCGTGCAGGTCAACAACGTCCGCGACAACGGCGACATCGACCTCGGCTGGTCGATTCGGCAGTCCGAGCGGGAGTTCCGCGGCGTTCTCGTCGACGCCCCGGACGGCGATTACCTCCTCGACGAAGCCGAGGAGGACGAAGAGGGAAAAGCGGCCGAGCCGGAGCCGACAGCTGACGAGCAGACCGGCGGCAACGTTCCCGAAGAAGCCGAGCCCGAGGACGTAAGCGACGAACCCGAAGAAGCGGAACCCGAGGAAGAACCGGACGCCGCCGACGAGCAGTCCGGCGGTACGCCGAGCGACGAAGAACTCTCCGACGCCGTCGTGACGGACGAGCCGGAGACCGAAGAAGAACCGGAAGCCGTCGAAGAAGCGGCCGAAACAGAGGCTGAGGAAGCCGAAGAAACGGAAGAGTTCGAAGAAACGGAAGCCGACGAGGAAGCAACTGAAGCCGAACCCGACATCGACCGCGTCGAAGTCGACTCCCTCCGCGACCACGTCGGCGACGTCGTCCGACTGGAGGGCGAAATCGTCTCCGCGCGCCAGACCTCCGGCCCGACGGTCTTCGAGGTCCGCGACGAGACCGGCGTCGTCGACTGTGCGGCCTTCGAGGAAGCCGGCGTCCGCGCCTACCCCGACATCGAGGCCGACGACATCGTCCGACTCGACGGCGAGGTTCGCCTCCGCCGCGACGAGATTCAGGTCGAAACCGAGTCCCTCGTCGAACTCACCGACGACGCCCGCGATACCGTCGAAACGCGGATGGACGAAGCGCTGGACGACCGCGCCAGCCCCGAGACGACCGAACTCCTCGGTGACGACGACGCGCTCGAAGCCCTCGCGGACGACGTGAGCGCGGCCGCCACCGCGATTCGCCGTGCCGTCCTCGAGTCCCGCCCGGTCGTCATCCGCCACGATGCGACGACCGATGGCTACGTCGCCGGCGCCGCCATCGAGCGGGCCGTCCTGCCGCTGGTCGAAGACCAGCACGCCTCCGCCGACGCGGTCTACCACTACTTCGACCGCCGACCCCTGGAGGACGGCGTCTACGACATGAACGACGCGACGAAGGACGCCACCCGCATGCTGAGCGACCGCGAGCAGCACGACGAGAAACTCCCGCTTTTCGTCTTCGCCGCCGCCGGCTCGACGGAAGCCTCCCTCGACGGCCTCGAACTGCTGGACATCTACGGCGCGCCGCGCGTCGTCCTCGACGGCCAGCCGGCTGACGACGCCGTCGTCGACGAAATCGACACACTCGTCACCGCGGACGGCCGCACCGCTGCGACCGTCGCCGCCAACGTCGCCGCCGCGACGAACGACGACGTTCGCGAGGACCTCCGGCACCTGCCGGCAGTCAGTTTCTGGGAGGACGCGCCCGAGACCTATGTCGACCTCGCCGCCGAGGCCGACGTGGATGTCGAGGACGCCCAGAAACTCCGCGAGGCAATCGCGCTGAAGGCGTTCTACCAGTCCTACGAGGACAAGCGCGAACTCATCGTCGACCTGCTGTTCGAGAAGCGGACGGGCCTCGCAGAGCAGGTTTCCGAGCAGTTCCGCACCAAACTCGACTCCGAACTCGATACCGCGACGCCGAACCTCGACGAACGCGACGTCGACGGCGTCTCGGTCGCCGTTCTGGATACGGAGGCCTACACCCACACCTACGACTTCCCGCCGACGCGCCTCCTGCTGGACGAACTCGACCGTCGCCACGAGGCCGACGTCGTCATCGGCGCCGGCAAGGACGAACTCCACGTCCGCACCGACACCGACCTCGACCTCGATGCGGTCGTCGCGTCGCTCCAACTCGAAGCGCCGGACGCCGGCGTGTCGGACCCCGGCGCCCGACGCCCCAAAATCGAGTTCCTCGCGGGCGAACGCGACGCCGTCCTCGATGCGGTCGTCGATTCGGTCGCCGAACAGGTCGTCACCGCCTCCGCGTAA
- a CDS encoding tRNA uridine(34) 5-carboxymethylaminomethyl modification radical SAM/GNAT enzyme Elp3: MSTDTDPAETEAFQQVCESLVEDIIAGDIERDDLESAKMEACREFSSPKVPKNTELLDFAPDDKREELQSVLQRKPVRTASGVSPVAIMTSPHMCPHGKCLYCPGGPASEFDSSQSYTGEEPAAARGVQNDYDPYGQVTLRLHQLREIGHPVDKVELILMGGTMTARSHDYQEWFVKRALEAMNDYDLDSEPNPSESESFKPDPEETEFQYLEDVIAENETNEIRNIGTTFETKPDWCDPEQIDRMLDLGGTKVEVGVQTTYERVNREMHRGHGVQASLDANRRLRDSAFKVGFHMMPGQPGMTKEMCLQDFREIFENSDWRPDYLKIYPTLVVRDTITYDMWRRDEYQPLQNEEAADLIAEIKSMIPRYTRLQRVQRDIPADFIDAGVWKSNLRQLARKRMDEHGWTCDCIRCREVGMNDEDPENVEMDVMTYEAAGGTEHFISFEDFEKDLLVGFCRLRFPNDPVRRELDNAALIRELHVYGNEVGVGQQGGDDHQHKGYGRKLLEKAEHMATDAGFEKLSVISGIGVREYYREKLGYYQDGPYVSTRLD, encoded by the coding sequence ATGAGTACCGACACTGACCCGGCCGAAACCGAGGCCTTCCAGCAGGTCTGTGAGTCGCTGGTCGAGGACATCATCGCGGGCGACATCGAGCGCGACGACCTCGAATCCGCGAAGATGGAGGCCTGCCGGGAATTCTCCTCGCCGAAGGTGCCGAAAAACACCGAACTGCTGGATTTCGCACCCGACGACAAGCGCGAGGAACTGCAGTCGGTCCTCCAGCGGAAACCCGTTCGGACGGCCTCGGGCGTCTCGCCCGTCGCCATCATGACCTCGCCGCACATGTGCCCGCACGGGAAGTGCCTCTACTGTCCCGGCGGCCCCGCCTCGGAGTTCGACTCCTCGCAGAGCTATACGGGCGAGGAACCCGCGGCGGCCCGCGGCGTCCAGAACGACTACGACCCCTACGGGCAGGTCACCCTTCGGCTCCACCAACTGCGGGAAATCGGCCACCCCGTCGACAAGGTCGAACTCATCCTGATGGGCGGGACGATGACCGCGCGTTCCCACGACTACCAGGAATGGTTCGTCAAGCGCGCCCTCGAAGCGATGAACGACTACGACCTCGATTCGGAGCCGAACCCGAGCGAGTCGGAATCGTTCAAGCCCGACCCCGAGGAAACCGAGTTCCAGTATCTCGAAGACGTCATCGCCGAAAACGAGACCAACGAAATCCGGAACATCGGCACCACCTTCGAGACCAAGCCCGACTGGTGTGACCCCGAGCAAATCGACCGGATGCTCGACCTCGGTGGGACGAAAGTCGAGGTCGGCGTCCAGACGACCTACGAGCGGGTCAACCGCGAGATGCACCGGGGCCACGGCGTCCAGGCCAGCCTCGACGCCAACCGCCGACTCCGGGATTCCGCGTTCAAGGTCGGCTTCCACATGATGCCCGGCCAACCGGGGATGACCAAGGAGATGTGCCTGCAGGACTTCCGGGAAATCTTCGAGAACTCCGATTGGCGGCCCGACTACCTCAAAATCTATCCCACGCTCGTCGTCCGCGATACAATCACCTACGACATGTGGCGTCGCGACGAGTACCAGCCGCTCCAGAACGAGGAGGCCGCCGATCTCATCGCCGAAATCAAGTCGATGATTCCGCGGTACACGCGCCTCCAGCGCGTCCAGCGTGACATTCCGGCGGACTTCATCGACGCCGGCGTCTGGAAGTCCAACCTCCGGCAGTTGGCCCGCAAGCGGATGGACGAACACGGCTGGACGTGCGACTGCATCCGCTGTCGCGAGGTCGGCATGAACGACGAGGACCCCGAGAACGTCGAAATGGACGTCATGACCTACGAGGCTGCCGGCGGGACGGAACACTTCATCTCCTTCGAGGACTTCGAGAAGGACCTGCTGGTCGGCTTCTGTCGGCTCCGGTTCCCGAACGACCCCGTCCGGCGCGAACTCGACAACGCCGCGCTCATCCGGGAACTCCACGTCTACGGCAACGAGGTGGGCGTGGGGCAACAGGGTGGCGACGACCACCAGCACAAGGGCTACGGCCGAAAGCTGCTGGAGAAGGCCGAACACATGGCCACCGACGCCGGCTTCGAGAAACTGTCGGTCATCTCTGGCATCGGCGTCCGGGAGTACTACCGCGAGAAACTGGGCTACTATCAGGACGGCCCGTACGTCTCGACGCGGCTGGACTGA
- a CDS encoding MBL fold metallo-hydrolase produces MARAVADGVYLLDISWPEPIGSNAYLVDDGEVTLVDAGLPIPRRSLSRELSDVGYAPDALDRVLLTHYDIDHVGGLGRIRSNAPVYLGSEDAGLVRREWSPPWRHHKGAFHRLTRRIFSLSSVDLHPVDDGDTVGGFRAIHTPGHNPGHTVYLHEASGAAFLGDLVWESDGGFVAPPWLDSYDTDTIADSIARVAEESFDHACVGHGRPVSPDADAVLRELAADL; encoded by the coding sequence ATGGCACGCGCGGTGGCGGATGGGGTATATCTGCTCGATATCAGCTGGCCTGAGCCTATCGGTTCCAACGCCTATCTCGTCGACGACGGCGAAGTGACGCTGGTAGATGCCGGCCTACCGATTCCCCGTCGCTCCCTCTCTCGCGAACTCTCTGATGTCGGCTACGCTCCCGACGCCTTGGACCGCGTACTACTCACTCACTACGACATCGACCACGTCGGCGGGTTGGGACGAATTCGTTCGAACGCTCCCGTCTACCTCGGCAGCGAGGACGCCGGCCTCGTGCGCCGCGAGTGGTCACCACCATGGCGCCACCACAAGGGCGCGTTCCACCGCCTTACTCGTCGAATCTTCTCGCTTTCGAGCGTCGACCTCCATCCGGTCGACGACGGCGATACAGTCGGTGGTTTCCGGGCGATTCACACCCCCGGCCACAATCCCGGACACACCGTCTATCTCCACGAGGCAAGCGGGGCGGCATTCCTTGGCGACCTCGTCTGGGAATCCGACGGCGGCTTCGTCGCTCCGCCGTGGCTCGATTCCTACGATACCGACACCATCGCCGACAGCATCGCCCGCGTTGCCGAGGAATCCTTCGACCACGCCTGCGTCGGCCACGGACGGCCCGTCTCGCCCGACGCAGACGCAGTCCTCCGCGAACTTGCCGCCGACCTCTGA
- a CDS encoding NAD(P)/FAD-dependent oxidoreductase, producing MDIAVVGAGPAGAGVCYALRDTDATVTVFEKSRGVCGRAATRRNDDRRYDHGANYVKSGRDRVDEIITEGLPTDGLVDIEEPVWTFDESGTITEGDDRDDHKWTYEEGITQIAKRLFAETEATVRLETRVGRLSHNGGKWWVLDEDGGDLGTYDAVVLTPPAPQTADILAATEWADSLLVELEAALESVSYRSIYSVILGYPFEIETSWYGLVNTDRGHAIGWLSREELKDGHVPDGESLLVVQMSPDWTVDRFGDPKSAAIDDAASLVADLLDDERLADPDWTDTQRWRYALPNESVDADLLRKSEDDGLYFAGDWVVGDGRVHLALENGLDVGERIPTE from the coding sequence ATGGATATCGCTGTCGTTGGGGCCGGTCCGGCGGGCGCGGGCGTCTGTTATGCCCTGCGGGACACCGACGCGACCGTGACGGTCTTCGAGAAATCCCGCGGCGTCTGTGGGCGAGCGGCGACGCGCCGCAACGACGACCGTCGGTACGACCACGGCGCCAACTACGTCAAGTCGGGTCGCGACCGCGTCGACGAAATCATCACCGAAGGCCTCCCAACGGACGGTCTGGTCGATATCGAGGAACCGGTCTGGACGTTCGACGAATCCGGAACGATAACCGAAGGCGACGACCGCGACGACCACAAGTGGACCTACGAGGAGGGCATCACGCAAATCGCAAAGCGCCTCTTCGCGGAGACTGAAGCGACGGTCCGCCTCGAAACCCGTGTCGGCCGACTCTCCCACAACGGCGGCAAGTGGTGGGTTCTCGACGAGGACGGCGGGGACTTGGGCACCTACGACGCCGTCGTGTTGACGCCGCCGGCACCGCAGACCGCCGATATCCTCGCGGCGACCGAATGGGCCGACTCGCTACTCGTCGAACTAGAGGCCGCCCTCGAATCGGTGTCCTATCGTTCCATCTACTCGGTTATCCTCGGCTATCCGTTCGAAATCGAGACCTCGTGGTACGGGCTTGTCAACACCGACCGCGGGCACGCTATCGGCTGGCTCTCCCGGGAGGAACTGAAAGACGGCCATGTGCCGGACGGCGAATCACTGCTCGTCGTCCAGATGTCGCCCGACTGGACGGTCGACCGGTTCGGCGACCCGAAATCCGCCGCCATCGACGACGCGGCGTCTCTGGTCGCGGACCTCCTCGATGACGAGCGTCTCGCCGACCCAGACTGGACCGATACCCAGCGGTGGCGCTACGCGCTGCCGAACGAGAGCGTCGACGCCGACCTGCTACGGAAGAGCGAGGACGACGGCCTCTATTTCGCCGGCGACTGGGTCGTCGGCGACGGCCGCGTGCATCTCGCGCTCGAAAACGGGTTGGATGTCGGCGAGCGGATACCGACGGAGTAG